From a region of the Odontesthes bonariensis isolate fOdoBon6 chromosome 4, fOdoBon6.hap1, whole genome shotgun sequence genome:
- the LOC142378152 gene encoding high affinity choline transporter 1-like: MALNVPGVNAVVLFYILILGTGVWAAQKSRRAERKSDSSRTEVVLLGDRNISLVVCVFLSFTATWVGGGFILGVAEAVYTPKMGLIWALMPLQYSMSFLIGGLFFAKPMRDSLWLCVPFLLLNQTSVNIAKTALTHMFQEPWVGTLDKDSAWKWIDDFLMLGLGSVSFQSFHQRTLSASSSATAQLMCYAAAFVIAILGIPPILVGAVAASTDWNLTAYGSPAPHVRGEHSLILPLTLQYLTPPYISIIGIGAVAAAVMSSTDSGLLSATSVFSSNIYKNVLRSQASDSEMQWVIRISVVVVGLVGTPITFYTNSTLVLWILGADVSYTLMFPHLVSVLFFKVTNGYGAAVGYITGMTLRILLGENILGIPVVLHLPGCTLEDGVYVQKSPVRTVSMLCTLVTILVFSCMAVFIFNRGLLPEKWDVFNVKRSVSAPPADAGSDSECEVNTQGVALQTLSQTGT, from the exons ATGGCTCTGAACGTGCCCGGTGTGAACGCGGTGGTGCTGTTCTACATTCTGATTCTGGGGACGGGAGTGTGGGCTGCCCAAAAGTCCAGGAGAGCTGAGAGGAAGAGTGATAGCAGCAGGACTGAAGTGGTGCTACTTGGAGACAGGAACATCAGCCTGGTAG tgtgtgtgtttctttcttttacagCTACATGGGTTGGAGGAGGTTTTATCCTGGGCGTGGCTGAGGCTGTGTACACTCCCAAAATGGGCTTAATTTGGGCTCTTATGCCACTTCAATACTCAATGTCCTTCCTAATCG GTGGTCTTTTCTTTGCCAAGCCAATGAGGGACAGTTTG TGGCTGTGTGTTCCCTTCCTTCTTCTCAAccaaacatctgtaaacattgCCAAGACAGCTCTCACCCACATGTTTCAGGAGCCTTGGGTTGGCACTCTGGACAAAGACAGTGCCTGGAAATGGATTGATGATTTCTTAATGCTG GGCCTCGGGAGTGTTTCCTTTCAGAGTTTCCACCAGAGGACGCTGTCCGCCTCCTCGTCAGCGACGGCTCAGTTAATGTGCTATGCTGCTGCATTTGTCATCGCCATTCTGGGAATCCCTCCCATCCTGGTTGGGGCTGTCGCTGCCTCCACAG ACTGGAACTTGACAGCGTATGGTTCTCCGGCTCCACATGTACGCGGTGAGCACAGTTTGATTCTGCCCCTCACCCTGCAGTACCTCACTCCACCTTACATTTCCATCATCGGAATTGGAGCTGTGGCCGCCGCTGTCATGTCGTCCACAGACTCAGGCCTGCTGTCTGCGACTTCTGTTTTCTCCTCAAACATCTACAAGAACGTCCTGCGTTCACAG GCATCAGACAGTGAAATGCAGTGGGTGATTCGGATttcagtggtggtggtgggtttGGTTGGGACACCCATAACCTTCTACACCAACAGCACTCTGGTCCTCTGGATTCTTGGAGCAGATGTTTCCTACACGCTCATGTTCCCACATCTAGTCTCTGTGCTCTTCTTTAAAGTGACGAACGGTTATGGCGCCGCGGTGGGCTACATCACAGGGATGACCCTGAGGATTCTGTTGGGAGAAAACATCTTAGGGATTCCCGTTGTTCTTCATCTTCCAGGTTGTACACTGGAAGATGGCGTCTATGTCCAAAAGTCCCCAGTCAGGACGGTGTCCATGCTCTGCACCTTGGTAACCATCTTGGTTTTCTCCTGTATGGCTGTTTTCATATTCAACCGTGGCCTGTTGCCTGAGAAGTGGGATGTTTTTAACGTAAAACGTAGTGTCTCTGCACCGCCAGCAGATGCTGGAAGTGATTCTGAGTGTGAGGTAAACACCCAGGGAGTGGCCTTACAAACACTGTCCCAGACTGGAACGTAA